From one Rattus norvegicus strain BN/NHsdMcwi chromosome 7, GRCr8, whole genome shotgun sequence genomic stretch:
- the Or6c76b gene encoding olfactory receptor Olr932 isoform X1, whose amino-acid sequence MRNRTSVTYFILLGLTDDPELQVVIFFFLFLTYMLSITGNLTIITLTLLDSHLKTPMYFFLRNFSFLEISFTSVCNPRFLVSILTKDKSISYNACVAQLFFFIFLGSTEFFLLASMSYDRYVAICKPLHYTTIISNKICHQLIISSWLAGFLVIFPPLAMGLELDFCDSNIIDHFTCDSAPLLQISCTDTSTLELMSFILALITLMTTLMLIILSYTCILRTILKFPSAKQREKAFATCSSHMIVVSISYGSCIFMYVKTSAKAGVALTKGVAMLNTSVAPMLNPFIYTLRNQQVKQAFKDLIRKDTSYSSKEKSTKMNSQS is encoded by the exons ATGAGGAACAGAACTTCAGTGACATACTTCATCCTTCTGGGTCTGACAGACGATCCTGAGCTTCAggttgtgattttcttttttctgtttctcacaTATATGCTGAGCATTACTGGAAATTTAACCATCATTACACTCACTCTGCTCGATTCCCACCTGAAGActcccatgtatttcttcctcaggAATTTCTCCTTCCTAGAAATTTCATTTACTTCTGTCTGTAACCCTAGGTTTTTGGTCAGCATCCTAACTAAAGACAAATCAATCTCCTATAATGCATGTGTTGCCCaactatttttctttatcttccttGGCTCAACAGAGTTTTTCCTTCTGGCATCCATGTcctatgatcgctatgtggcAATTTGCAAGCCCCTGCACTATACAACCATCATCAGTAACAAGATCTGCCACCAGCTCATCATCAGCTCTTGGCTGGCTGGTTTCTTGGTAATTTTTCCTCCACTGGCCATGGGCTTAGAGTTAGATTTCTGTGACTCCAACATTATTGACCACTTCACATGTGACTCTGCCCCTTTGCTGCAAATATCCTGCACAGACACAAGTACTTTGGAGCTCATGAGCTTTATATTAGCTTTGATCACACTTATGACCACACTGATGCTGATAATTCTCTCTTACACCTGTATTCTCAGAACTATTCTGAAATTTCCCTCAGCCAAACAAAGGGAAAAGGCCTTTGCAACCTGCTCCTCACACATGAttgttgtctccatatcctatGGAAGCTGCATCTTCATGTATGTGAAAACATCTGCCAAGGCTGGAGTCGCTTTGACAAAGGGGGTGGCTATGCTCAACACCTCTGTTGCCCCCATGCTCAATCCTTTTATCTACACTTTAAGGAACCAACAGGTGAAACAAGCATTTAAGGATCTC ataaggaaggacacttcatattcatcaaaggaaaaatccaccaagatgaactctcaatcctaa
- the Or6c76b gene encoding olfactory receptor Olr932, with product MRNRTSVTYFILLGLTDDPELQVVIFFFLFLTYMLSITGNLTIITLTLLDSHLKTPMYFFLRNFSFLEISFTSVCNPRFLVSILTKDKSISYNACVAQLFFFIFLGSTEFFLLASMSYDRYVAICKPLHYTTIISNKICHQLIISSWLAGFLVIFPPLAMGLELDFCDSNIIDHFTCDSAPLLQISCTDTSTLELMSFILALITLMTTLMLIILSYTCILRTILKFPSAKQREKAFATCSSHMIVVSISYGSCIFMYVKTSAKAGVALTKGVAMLNTSVAPMLNPFIYTLRNQQVKQAFKDLVRRKLASKC from the coding sequence ATGAGGAACAGAACTTCAGTGACATACTTCATCCTTCTGGGTCTGACAGACGATCCTGAGCTTCAggttgtgattttcttttttctgtttctcacaTATATGCTGAGCATTACTGGAAATTTAACCATCATTACACTCACTCTGCTCGATTCCCACCTGAAGActcccatgtatttcttcctcaggAATTTCTCCTTCCTAGAAATTTCATTTACTTCTGTCTGTAACCCTAGGTTTTTGGTCAGCATCCTAACTAAAGACAAATCAATCTCCTATAATGCATGTGTTGCCCaactatttttctttatcttccttGGCTCAACAGAGTTTTTCCTTCTGGCATCCATGTcctatgatcgctatgtggcAATTTGCAAGCCCCTGCACTATACAACCATCATCAGTAACAAGATCTGCCACCAGCTCATCATCAGCTCTTGGCTGGCTGGTTTCTTGGTAATTTTTCCTCCACTGGCCATGGGCTTAGAGTTAGATTTCTGTGACTCCAACATTATTGACCACTTCACATGTGACTCTGCCCCTTTGCTGCAAATATCCTGCACAGACACAAGTACTTTGGAGCTCATGAGCTTTATATTAGCTTTGATCACACTTATGACCACACTGATGCTGATAATTCTCTCTTACACCTGTATTCTCAGAACTATTCTGAAATTTCCCTCAGCCAAACAAAGGGAAAAGGCCTTTGCAACCTGCTCCTCACACATGAttgttgtctccatatcctatGGAAGCTGCATCTTCATGTATGTGAAAACATCTGCCAAGGCTGGAGTCGCTTTGACAAAGGGGGTGGCTATGCTCAACACCTCTGTTGCCCCCATGCTCAATCCTTTTATCTACACTTTAAGGAACCAACAGGTGAAACAAGCATTTAAGGATCTCGTGAGAAGAAAGCTTGCCTCAAAATGCTGA